A window from Betta splendens chromosome 1, fBetSpl5.4, whole genome shotgun sequence encodes these proteins:
- the LOC114852040 gene encoding CMRF35-like molecule 7: MELTFLILVFFVKELWETEAVSVTGEVEDEVTVTCSHSNAFYNIKYFCKGDCGNEKDVLISTREKSSSDGKYSIRDEGNTFYVTIHRLTMDDSGIYWCGIERYGVDTYNEVVLEVKEGNKNNAGQANATSSEWLVSVRTAVGLAVLFLVMTVLLALARRGRRHIQSCSGKDHDTNRSSQKQVHAFTASTAKEDEDADDRCKTNRGHTDNVYANVTASSAVPIRPEGLLYSTVSFGTHTACSPATPPPAVIYSTITH, translated from the exons ATGGAGTTGACGTTTCTCATTTTGGTCTTTTTTGTAAAAG AGCTGTGGGAAACTGAAGCCGTGTCAGTAACAGGAGAAGTGGAAGACGAGGTCACAGTAACCTGTTCTCATTCCAATGCTTTTTACAACATCAAGTATTTCTGCAAGGGAGATTGTGGAAATGAAAAAGATGTCCTGATTAGTACCAGAGAAAAGAGTAGTTCTGATGGTAAATATAGCATCAGGGATGAAGGAAACACATTCTACGTGACCATCCATCGACTGACAATGGACGACTCAGGAATCTATTGGTGTGGAATAGAAAGATATGGTGTGGACACATACAATGAGGTTGTCCTTGAAGTCAAAGAGG GAAACAAAAATAATGCAGGTCAGGCAAATGCTACATCCTCTG AGTGGCTGGTGTCCGTCAGAACAGCGGTTGGACTGGCTGTGCTCTTTCTGGTGATGACAGTCCTTCTAGCACTTGCAAGACGTGGAAGACGACACATCCAAAGCTGCTCTG GAAAGGACCACGACACAAACCGGTCCAGTCAGAAACAAGTACACGCCTTCACCGCTTCAACAGCCAAAGAGGATGAAGATGCAGATGACAGGTGTAAAACCAACAGAGGTCACACAGACAATGTTTACGCCAACGTCACGGCGTCATCAGCGGTTCCGATCCGACCAGAGGGCCTTCTATACAGCACGGTCAGCTTTGGGACGCACACAGCCTGCAGCCCTGccacacctccacctgctgtcaTTTACTCCACCATCACCCACTGA
- the LOC114851906 gene encoding CMRF35-like molecule 8 isoform X4, with the protein MGVNWISWSSAVTVIITLLHIQGVVSITTMTVTVEEGQTLSFRRNYTRDSQKSTSTYFLKYFYRVDSKVSNNLIVTKGPDQLWENGRFSLYDNSAEACVIVRVDKASAEDSGTYWCGVDVSAHPDDITVVQLTVVAADSPDILWRSSKCTVTSITHQIQQIMSDIESLCASVALSATVQMIPTAVIQVSNPLFLTAVMCVAAMLFVCVFTLGLMLTVKHRSSAPSHNRQTSADYETMMPSVQNQPEPCCPCPDCVDPSAFSSPPPNVCANSRSNEYAAVDVLEHSCQYQSLDDIQGEEKVYQDLYRNCGVKDERAV; encoded by the exons ATGGGAGTGAACTGGATCTCATGGAGCTCAGCAGTAACTGTCATCATTACTCTCCTACACATCCAAG GTGTGGTGAGCATCACAACCATGACTGTTACTGTGGAGGAAGGTCAGACGCTGTCTTTCAGGCGTAACTACACACGGGATTCTCAGAAAAGTACTTCTACTTACTTCTTAAAGTACTTCTACCGGGTGGACAGCAAAGTGTCCAACAATCTGATAGTGACCAAAGGACCCGACCAGCTGTGGGAAAACGGCCGTTTCTCTCTGTACGACAACTCGGCTGAAGCTTGTGTTATCGTCAGGGTGGACAAGGCTTCCGCTGAGGACAGTGGGACCTACTGGTGCGGGGTGGATGTCAGCGCTCAtcctgatgacatcactgtggTGCAGCTGACTGTTGTGGCAG CGGACTCTCCAGACATTCTCTGGCGTTCCAGTAAGTGCACTGTGACTTCAATAACGCACCAGATTCAGCAGATTATGAGTGACATAGAAAGTCTTTGTGCTTCTGTTGCACTTTCAGCTACAGTGCAGATGATCCCTACTGCAGTCATTC AGGTCAGCAACCCCCTGTTCCTTactgcagtgatgtgtgtggCGGCGATgctgttcgtgtgtgtgttcacactcgGTCTCATGTTGACCGTCAAACACAGGAGTTCAGCTCCGAGTCACAACAGACAG ACGTCAGCTGATTACGAGACAATGATGCCCAGTGTACAGAACCAGCCTGAGCCCTGCTGCCCGTGTCCAGACTGTGTCGATCCCTCAGCATTTTCATCTCCACCACCCAACGTCTGCGCCAACTCCAGATCAAATGAATATGCGGCCGTCGACGTGCTAGAACACAGTTGCCAGTACCAAAGTCTGGATGACATCCAGGGAGAGGAGAAGGTTTATCAGGACCTTTACAGGAACTGTGGTGTTAAAGATGAGAGAGCAGTGTGA
- the LOC114851906 gene encoding uncharacterized protein LOC114851906 isoform X2, producing the protein MGVNWISWSSAVTVIITLLHIQGVVSITTMTVTVEEGQTLSFRRNYTRDSQKSTSTYFLKYFYRVDSKVSNNLIVTKGPDQLWENGRFSLYDNSAEACVIVRVDKASAEDSGTYWCGVDVSAHPDDITVVQLTVVAGTVRMFVLDAGIFHPGSDFVLMSPPAKHENRAEPLLSYCTCSSFYFYETATGYCKCRCAFPKLNVFLCPPTTADSPDILWRSTTVQMIPTAVIQVSNPLFLTAVMCVAAMLFVCVFTLGLMLTVKHRSSAPSHNRQTSADYETMMPSVQNQPEPCCPCPDCVDPSAFSSPPPNVCANSRSNEYAAVDVLEHSCQYQSLDDIQGEEKVYQDLYRNCGVKDERAV; encoded by the exons ATGGGAGTGAACTGGATCTCATGGAGCTCAGCAGTAACTGTCATCATTACTCTCCTACACATCCAAG GTGTGGTGAGCATCACAACCATGACTGTTACTGTGGAGGAAGGTCAGACGCTGTCTTTCAGGCGTAACTACACACGGGATTCTCAGAAAAGTACTTCTACTTACTTCTTAAAGTACTTCTACCGGGTGGACAGCAAAGTGTCCAACAATCTGATAGTGACCAAAGGACCCGACCAGCTGTGGGAAAACGGCCGTTTCTCTCTGTACGACAACTCGGCTGAAGCTTGTGTTATCGTCAGGGTGGACAAGGCTTCCGCTGAGGACAGTGGGACCTACTGGTGCGGGGTGGATGTCAGCGCTCAtcctgatgacatcactgtggTGCAGCTGACTGTTGTGGCAGGTACAGTACGTATGTTTGTACTGGATGCAGGCATATTTCACCCGGGGAGCGACTTCGTCCTCATGTCTCCACCTGCGAAGCATGAGAACCGTGCAGAGCCTCTGCTCTCATACTGCACATGTTCCTCTTTCTATTTCTATGAAACAGCTACAGGTTATTGCAAATGCAGGTGTGCATTTCCCAAgctaaatgtgtttctttgccCTCCAACGACAGCGGACTCTCCAGACATTCTCTGGCGTTCCA CTACAGTGCAGATGATCCCTACTGCAGTCATTC AGGTCAGCAACCCCCTGTTCCTTactgcagtgatgtgtgtggCGGCGATgctgttcgtgtgtgtgttcacactcgGTCTCATGTTGACCGTCAAACACAGGAGTTCAGCTCCGAGTCACAACAGACAG ACGTCAGCTGATTACGAGACAATGATGCCCAGTGTACAGAACCAGCCTGAGCCCTGCTGCCCGTGTCCAGACTGTGTCGATCCCTCAGCATTTTCATCTCCACCACCCAACGTCTGCGCCAACTCCAGATCAAATGAATATGCGGCCGTCGACGTGCTAGAACACAGTTGCCAGTACCAAAGTCTGGATGACATCCAGGGAGAGGAGAAGGTTTATCAGGACCTTTACAGGAACTGTGGTGTTAAAGATGAGAGAGCAGTGTGA
- the LOC114851906 gene encoding uncharacterized protein LOC114851906 isoform X5, translated as MGVNWISWSSAVTVIITLLHIQGVVSITTMTVTVEEGQTLSFRRNYTRDSQKSTSTYFLKYFYRVDSKVSNNLIVTKGPDQLWENGRFSLYDNSAEACVIVRVDKASAEDSGTYWCGVDVSAHPDDITVVQLTVVAADSPDILWRSTTVQMIPTAVIQVSNPLFLTAVMCVAAMLFVCVFTLGLMLTVKHRSSAPSHNRQTSADYETMMPSVQNQPEPCCPCPDCVDPSAFSSPPPNVCANSRSNEYAAVDVLEHSCQYQSLDDIQGEEKVYQDLYRNCGVKDERAV; from the exons ATGGGAGTGAACTGGATCTCATGGAGCTCAGCAGTAACTGTCATCATTACTCTCCTACACATCCAAG GTGTGGTGAGCATCACAACCATGACTGTTACTGTGGAGGAAGGTCAGACGCTGTCTTTCAGGCGTAACTACACACGGGATTCTCAGAAAAGTACTTCTACTTACTTCTTAAAGTACTTCTACCGGGTGGACAGCAAAGTGTCCAACAATCTGATAGTGACCAAAGGACCCGACCAGCTGTGGGAAAACGGCCGTTTCTCTCTGTACGACAACTCGGCTGAAGCTTGTGTTATCGTCAGGGTGGACAAGGCTTCCGCTGAGGACAGTGGGACCTACTGGTGCGGGGTGGATGTCAGCGCTCAtcctgatgacatcactgtggTGCAGCTGACTGTTGTGGCAG CGGACTCTCCAGACATTCTCTGGCGTTCCA CTACAGTGCAGATGATCCCTACTGCAGTCATTC AGGTCAGCAACCCCCTGTTCCTTactgcagtgatgtgtgtggCGGCGATgctgttcgtgtgtgtgttcacactcgGTCTCATGTTGACCGTCAAACACAGGAGTTCAGCTCCGAGTCACAACAGACAG ACGTCAGCTGATTACGAGACAATGATGCCCAGTGTACAGAACCAGCCTGAGCCCTGCTGCCCGTGTCCAGACTGTGTCGATCCCTCAGCATTTTCATCTCCACCACCCAACGTCTGCGCCAACTCCAGATCAAATGAATATGCGGCCGTCGACGTGCTAGAACACAGTTGCCAGTACCAAAGTCTGGATGACATCCAGGGAGAGGAGAAGGTTTATCAGGACCTTTACAGGAACTGTGGTGTTAAAGATGAGAGAGCAGTGTGA
- the LOC114851906 gene encoding uncharacterized protein LOC114851906 isoform X6 — protein MGVNWISWSSAVTVIITLLHIQGVVSITTMTVTVEEGQTLSFRRNYTRDSQKSTSTYFLKYFYRVDSKVSNNLIVTKGPDQLWENGRFSLYDNSAEACVIVRVDKASAEDSGTYWCGVDVSAHPDDITVVQLTVVAADSPDILWRSKVSNPLFLTAVMCVAAMLFVCVFTLGLMLTVKHRSSAPSHNRQTSADYETMMPSVQNQPEPCCPCPDCVDPSAFSSPPPNVCANSRSNEYAAVDVLEHSCQYQSLDDIQGEEKVYQDLYRNCGVKDERAV, from the exons ATGGGAGTGAACTGGATCTCATGGAGCTCAGCAGTAACTGTCATCATTACTCTCCTACACATCCAAG GTGTGGTGAGCATCACAACCATGACTGTTACTGTGGAGGAAGGTCAGACGCTGTCTTTCAGGCGTAACTACACACGGGATTCTCAGAAAAGTACTTCTACTTACTTCTTAAAGTACTTCTACCGGGTGGACAGCAAAGTGTCCAACAATCTGATAGTGACCAAAGGACCCGACCAGCTGTGGGAAAACGGCCGTTTCTCTCTGTACGACAACTCGGCTGAAGCTTGTGTTATCGTCAGGGTGGACAAGGCTTCCGCTGAGGACAGTGGGACCTACTGGTGCGGGGTGGATGTCAGCGCTCAtcctgatgacatcactgtggTGCAGCTGACTGTTGTGGCAG CGGACTCTCCAGACATTCTCTGGCGTTCCA AGGTCAGCAACCCCCTGTTCCTTactgcagtgatgtgtgtggCGGCGATgctgttcgtgtgtgtgttcacactcgGTCTCATGTTGACCGTCAAACACAGGAGTTCAGCTCCGAGTCACAACAGACAG ACGTCAGCTGATTACGAGACAATGATGCCCAGTGTACAGAACCAGCCTGAGCCCTGCTGCCCGTGTCCAGACTGTGTCGATCCCTCAGCATTTTCATCTCCACCACCCAACGTCTGCGCCAACTCCAGATCAAATGAATATGCGGCCGTCGACGTGCTAGAACACAGTTGCCAGTACCAAAGTCTGGATGACATCCAGGGAGAGGAGAAGGTTTATCAGGACCTTTACAGGAACTGTGGTGTTAAAGATGAGAGAGCAGTGTGA
- the LOC114851906 gene encoding uncharacterized protein LOC114851906 isoform X3 produces MGVNWISWSSAVTVIITLLHIQGVVSITTMTVTVEEGQTLSFRRNYTRDSQKSTSTYFLKYFYRVDSKVSNNLIVTKGPDQLWENGRFSLYDNSAEACVIVRVDKASAEDSGTYWCGVDVSAHPDDITVVQLTVVAGTVRMFVLDAGIFHPGSDFVLMSPPAKHENRAEPLLSYCTCSSFYFYETATGYCKCRCAFPKLNVFLCPPTTADSPDILWRSKVSNPLFLTAVMCVAAMLFVCVFTLGLMLTVKHRSSAPSHNRQTSADYETMMPSVQNQPEPCCPCPDCVDPSAFSSPPPNVCANSRSNEYAAVDVLEHSCQYQSLDDIQGEEKVYQDLYRNCGVKDERAV; encoded by the exons ATGGGAGTGAACTGGATCTCATGGAGCTCAGCAGTAACTGTCATCATTACTCTCCTACACATCCAAG GTGTGGTGAGCATCACAACCATGACTGTTACTGTGGAGGAAGGTCAGACGCTGTCTTTCAGGCGTAACTACACACGGGATTCTCAGAAAAGTACTTCTACTTACTTCTTAAAGTACTTCTACCGGGTGGACAGCAAAGTGTCCAACAATCTGATAGTGACCAAAGGACCCGACCAGCTGTGGGAAAACGGCCGTTTCTCTCTGTACGACAACTCGGCTGAAGCTTGTGTTATCGTCAGGGTGGACAAGGCTTCCGCTGAGGACAGTGGGACCTACTGGTGCGGGGTGGATGTCAGCGCTCAtcctgatgacatcactgtggTGCAGCTGACTGTTGTGGCAGGTACAGTACGTATGTTTGTACTGGATGCAGGCATATTTCACCCGGGGAGCGACTTCGTCCTCATGTCTCCACCTGCGAAGCATGAGAACCGTGCAGAGCCTCTGCTCTCATACTGCACATGTTCCTCTTTCTATTTCTATGAAACAGCTACAGGTTATTGCAAATGCAGGTGTGCATTTCCCAAgctaaatgtgtttctttgccCTCCAACGACAGCGGACTCTCCAGACATTCTCTGGCGTTCCA AGGTCAGCAACCCCCTGTTCCTTactgcagtgatgtgtgtggCGGCGATgctgttcgtgtgtgtgttcacactcgGTCTCATGTTGACCGTCAAACACAGGAGTTCAGCTCCGAGTCACAACAGACAG ACGTCAGCTGATTACGAGACAATGATGCCCAGTGTACAGAACCAGCCTGAGCCCTGCTGCCCGTGTCCAGACTGTGTCGATCCCTCAGCATTTTCATCTCCACCACCCAACGTCTGCGCCAACTCCAGATCAAATGAATATGCGGCCGTCGACGTGCTAGAACACAGTTGCCAGTACCAAAGTCTGGATGACATCCAGGGAGAGGAGAAGGTTTATCAGGACCTTTACAGGAACTGTGGTGTTAAAGATGAGAGAGCAGTGTGA
- the LOC114851906 gene encoding uncharacterized protein LOC114851906 isoform X1 produces MGVNWISWSSAVTVIITLLHIQGVVSITTMTVTVEEGQTLSFRRNYTRDSQKSTSTYFLKYFYRVDSKVSNNLIVTKGPDQLWENGRFSLYDNSAEACVIVRVDKASAEDSGTYWCGVDVSAHPDDITVVQLTVVAGTVRMFVLDAGIFHPGSDFVLMSPPAKHENRAEPLLSYCTCSSFYFYETATGYCKCRCAFPKLNVFLCPPTTADSPDILWRSSKCTVTSITHQIQQIMSDIESLCASVALSATVQMIPTAVIQVSNPLFLTAVMCVAAMLFVCVFTLGLMLTVKHRSSAPSHNRQTSADYETMMPSVQNQPEPCCPCPDCVDPSAFSSPPPNVCANSRSNEYAAVDVLEHSCQYQSLDDIQGEEKVYQDLYRNCGVKDERAV; encoded by the exons ATGGGAGTGAACTGGATCTCATGGAGCTCAGCAGTAACTGTCATCATTACTCTCCTACACATCCAAG GTGTGGTGAGCATCACAACCATGACTGTTACTGTGGAGGAAGGTCAGACGCTGTCTTTCAGGCGTAACTACACACGGGATTCTCAGAAAAGTACTTCTACTTACTTCTTAAAGTACTTCTACCGGGTGGACAGCAAAGTGTCCAACAATCTGATAGTGACCAAAGGACCCGACCAGCTGTGGGAAAACGGCCGTTTCTCTCTGTACGACAACTCGGCTGAAGCTTGTGTTATCGTCAGGGTGGACAAGGCTTCCGCTGAGGACAGTGGGACCTACTGGTGCGGGGTGGATGTCAGCGCTCAtcctgatgacatcactgtggTGCAGCTGACTGTTGTGGCAGGTACAGTACGTATGTTTGTACTGGATGCAGGCATATTTCACCCGGGGAGCGACTTCGTCCTCATGTCTCCACCTGCGAAGCATGAGAACCGTGCAGAGCCTCTGCTCTCATACTGCACATGTTCCTCTTTCTATTTCTATGAAACAGCTACAGGTTATTGCAAATGCAGGTGTGCATTTCCCAAgctaaatgtgtttctttgccCTCCAACGACAGCGGACTCTCCAGACATTCTCTGGCGTTCCAGTAAGTGCACTGTGACTTCAATAACGCACCAGATTCAGCAGATTATGAGTGACATAGAAAGTCTTTGTGCTTCTGTTGCACTTTCAGCTACAGTGCAGATGATCCCTACTGCAGTCATTC AGGTCAGCAACCCCCTGTTCCTTactgcagtgatgtgtgtggCGGCGATgctgttcgtgtgtgtgttcacactcgGTCTCATGTTGACCGTCAAACACAGGAGTTCAGCTCCGAGTCACAACAGACAG ACGTCAGCTGATTACGAGACAATGATGCCCAGTGTACAGAACCAGCCTGAGCCCTGCTGCCCGTGTCCAGACTGTGTCGATCCCTCAGCATTTTCATCTCCACCACCCAACGTCTGCGCCAACTCCAGATCAAATGAATATGCGGCCGTCGACGTGCTAGAACACAGTTGCCAGTACCAAAGTCTGGATGACATCCAGGGAGAGGAGAAGGTTTATCAGGACCTTTACAGGAACTGTGGTGTTAAAGATGAGAGAGCAGTGTGA
- the LOC114851906 gene encoding uncharacterized protein LOC114851906 isoform X7 — protein MFVLDAGIFHPGSDFVLMSPPAKHENRAEPLLSYCTCSSFYFYETATGYCKCRCAFPKLNVFLCPPTTADSPDILWRSSKCTVTSITHQIQQIMSDIESLCASVALSATVQMIPTAVIQVSNPLFLTAVMCVAAMLFVCVFTLGLMLTVKHRSSAPSHNRQTSADYETMMPSVQNQPEPCCPCPDCVDPSAFSSPPPNVCANSRSNEYAAVDVLEHSCQYQSLDDIQGEEKVYQDLYRNCGVKDERAV, from the exons ATGTTTGTACTGGATGCAGGCATATTTCACCCGGGGAGCGACTTCGTCCTCATGTCTCCACCTGCGAAGCATGAGAACCGTGCAGAGCCTCTGCTCTCATACTGCACATGTTCCTCTTTCTATTTCTATGAAACAGCTACAGGTTATTGCAAATGCAGGTGTGCATTTCCCAAgctaaatgtgtttctttgccCTCCAACGACAGCGGACTCTCCAGACATTCTCTGGCGTTCCAGTAAGTGCACTGTGACTTCAATAACGCACCAGATTCAGCAGATTATGAGTGACATAGAAAGTCTTTGTGCTTCTGTTGCACTTTCAGCTACAGTGCAGATGATCCCTACTGCAGTCATTC AGGTCAGCAACCCCCTGTTCCTTactgcagtgatgtgtgtggCGGCGATgctgttcgtgtgtgtgttcacactcgGTCTCATGTTGACCGTCAAACACAGGAGTTCAGCTCCGAGTCACAACAGACAG ACGTCAGCTGATTACGAGACAATGATGCCCAGTGTACAGAACCAGCCTGAGCCCTGCTGCCCGTGTCCAGACTGTGTCGATCCCTCAGCATTTTCATCTCCACCACCCAACGTCTGCGCCAACTCCAGATCAAATGAATATGCGGCCGTCGACGTGCTAGAACACAGTTGCCAGTACCAAAGTCTGGATGACATCCAGGGAGAGGAGAAGGTTTATCAGGACCTTTACAGGAACTGTGGTGTTAAAGATGAGAGAGCAGTGTGA
- the LOC114851855 gene encoding uncharacterized protein LOC114851855 isoform X3: MKTIAAFCCLLSVAVWAAGANINVEGTEGGEVTVVCQHKLASKNTKGFCRDPCAGSADILATVQSGTVAKTGRITLVDQGTGAFSVTISPLQLSDAGTYWCSVDRTLFTTYTAVYLTVKKAATTVAADVSFTWTEAETFSSTQPVPETDTGGPAHVSTWNYSNTGDGGSSTVSFRKCRKVSEPQPQVSSSSGTDLRAPTKNPPEMTCAQRPNLHPTTTSGGTAAEERPHSPIYENSCIFRENTDPRQSAANARSPHDNASRIYIRPLPPIVCEQSQESAARKHRKKTAESDGAEPNVRASEPQKLWFGLDLSGTI, encoded by the exons ATGAAGACAATTGCCGCTTTCTGTTGCCTTCTGTCTG TAGCCGTGTGGGCAGCAGGCGCCAACATAAACGTGGAGGGAACGGAGGGTGGAGAAGTCACGGTTGTGTGTCAACACAAGCTGGCCTCGAAGAACACAAAGGGCTTCTGCAGGGACCCATGTGCAGGCAGCGCTGATATTCTGGCTACTGTACAGTCCGGTACAGTGGCGAAAACAGGGAGAATCACTCTGGTGGACCAGGGCACCGGAGCGTTCAGCGTGACCATCAGCCCCCTCCAGCTGTCGGATGCTGGGACGTACTGGTGCTCAGTGGACAGAACTCTGTTTACAACGTACACTGCAGTTTACCTGACCGTCAAGaaag CTGCTACAACAGTTGCGGCTGATGTTTCTTTCACGtggacagaggcagaaacatTCAGCTCCACACAGCCAGTGCCTGAAACGGACACGGGTGGACCTGCACACGTTTCAA CCTGGAACTACTCTAACACAGGCGATGGCGGCTCAAGCACAG TGAGCTTCAGGAAATGCAGAAAAGTCTCTGAACCTCAGCCTCAGgtttccagcagcagtggcACAGATCTCAGAGCG CCTACAAAAAACCCACCTGAGATGACGTGTGCTCAGCGGCCCAACCTGCATCCAACAACAACATCCGGAGGCACAGCGGCTGAGGAGAGGCCGCACTCTCCCATTTACGAAAACTCCTGCATCTTCAGAGAGAACACAGACCCGAGACAATCAGCTGCAAACGCCCGGAGCCCCCACGACAACGCATCCAGGATCTACATCAGGCCTTTGCCTCCCATAGTGTGTGAGCAGAGCCAGGAGAGCGCAGCtagaaaacacagaaagaaaacagcagagagcGACGGAGCAGAGCCCAACGTCAGAGCATCAGAGCCCCAGAaactttggtttggtttggattTATCAGGAACAATCTGA
- the LOC114851855 gene encoding CMRF35-like molecule 1 isoform X2 has protein sequence MKTIAAFCCLLSAVWAAGANINVEGTEGGEVTVVCQHKLASKNTKGFCRDPCAGSADILATVQSGTVAKTGRITLVDQGTGAFSVTISPLQLSDAGTYWCSVDRTLFTTYTAVYLTVKKAATTVAADVSFTWTEAETFSSTQPVPETDTGGPAHVSTWNYSNTGDGGSSTGTVLCACIAAASALTVVLCAVSFRKCRKVSEPQPQVSSSSGTDLRAPTKNPPEMTCAQRPNLHPTTTSGGTAAEERPHSPIYENSCIFRENTDPRQSAANARSPHDNASRIYIRPLPPIVCEQSQESAARKHRKKTAESDGAEPNVRASEPQKLWFGLDLSGTI, from the exons ATGAAGACAATTGCCGCTTTCTGTTGCCTTCTGTCTG CCGTGTGGGCAGCAGGCGCCAACATAAACGTGGAGGGAACGGAGGGTGGAGAAGTCACGGTTGTGTGTCAACACAAGCTGGCCTCGAAGAACACAAAGGGCTTCTGCAGGGACCCATGTGCAGGCAGCGCTGATATTCTGGCTACTGTACAGTCCGGTACAGTGGCGAAAACAGGGAGAATCACTCTGGTGGACCAGGGCACCGGAGCGTTCAGCGTGACCATCAGCCCCCTCCAGCTGTCGGATGCTGGGACGTACTGGTGCTCAGTGGACAGAACTCTGTTTACAACGTACACTGCAGTTTACCTGACCGTCAAGaaag CTGCTACAACAGTTGCGGCTGATGTTTCTTTCACGtggacagaggcagaaacatTCAGCTCCACACAGCCAGTGCCTGAAACGGACACGGGTGGACCTGCACACGTTTCAA CCTGGAACTACTCTAACACAGGCGATGGCGGCTCAAGCACAG GCACTGTGTTGTGCGCTTGCATCGCGGCTGCTTCTGCACTCACAGTCGTTCTGTGTGCAGTGAGCTTCAGGAAATGCAGAAAAGTCTCTGAACCTCAGCCTCAGgtttccagcagcagtggcACAGATCTCAGAGCG CCTACAAAAAACCCACCTGAGATGACGTGTGCTCAGCGGCCCAACCTGCATCCAACAACAACATCCGGAGGCACAGCGGCTGAGGAGAGGCCGCACTCTCCCATTTACGAAAACTCCTGCATCTTCAGAGAGAACACAGACCCGAGACAATCAGCTGCAAACGCCCGGAGCCCCCACGACAACGCATCCAGGATCTACATCAGGCCTTTGCCTCCCATAGTGTGTGAGCAGAGCCAGGAGAGCGCAGCtagaaaacacagaaagaaaacagcagagagcGACGGAGCAGAGCCCAACGTCAGAGCATCAGAGCCCCAGAaactttggtttggtttggattTATCAGGAACAATCTGA
- the LOC114851855 gene encoding CMRF35-like molecule 1 isoform X1 — MKTIAAFCCLLSVAVWAAGANINVEGTEGGEVTVVCQHKLASKNTKGFCRDPCAGSADILATVQSGTVAKTGRITLVDQGTGAFSVTISPLQLSDAGTYWCSVDRTLFTTYTAVYLTVKKAATTVAADVSFTWTEAETFSSTQPVPETDTGGPAHVSTWNYSNTGDGGSSTGTVLCACIAAASALTVVLCAVSFRKCRKVSEPQPQVSSSSGTDLRAPTKNPPEMTCAQRPNLHPTTTSGGTAAEERPHSPIYENSCIFRENTDPRQSAANARSPHDNASRIYIRPLPPIVCEQSQESAARKHRKKTAESDGAEPNVRASEPQKLWFGLDLSGTI, encoded by the exons ATGAAGACAATTGCCGCTTTCTGTTGCCTTCTGTCTG TAGCCGTGTGGGCAGCAGGCGCCAACATAAACGTGGAGGGAACGGAGGGTGGAGAAGTCACGGTTGTGTGTCAACACAAGCTGGCCTCGAAGAACACAAAGGGCTTCTGCAGGGACCCATGTGCAGGCAGCGCTGATATTCTGGCTACTGTACAGTCCGGTACAGTGGCGAAAACAGGGAGAATCACTCTGGTGGACCAGGGCACCGGAGCGTTCAGCGTGACCATCAGCCCCCTCCAGCTGTCGGATGCTGGGACGTACTGGTGCTCAGTGGACAGAACTCTGTTTACAACGTACACTGCAGTTTACCTGACCGTCAAGaaag CTGCTACAACAGTTGCGGCTGATGTTTCTTTCACGtggacagaggcagaaacatTCAGCTCCACACAGCCAGTGCCTGAAACGGACACGGGTGGACCTGCACACGTTTCAA CCTGGAACTACTCTAACACAGGCGATGGCGGCTCAAGCACAG GCACTGTGTTGTGCGCTTGCATCGCGGCTGCTTCTGCACTCACAGTCGTTCTGTGTGCAGTGAGCTTCAGGAAATGCAGAAAAGTCTCTGAACCTCAGCCTCAGgtttccagcagcagtggcACAGATCTCAGAGCG CCTACAAAAAACCCACCTGAGATGACGTGTGCTCAGCGGCCCAACCTGCATCCAACAACAACATCCGGAGGCACAGCGGCTGAGGAGAGGCCGCACTCTCCCATTTACGAAAACTCCTGCATCTTCAGAGAGAACACAGACCCGAGACAATCAGCTGCAAACGCCCGGAGCCCCCACGACAACGCATCCAGGATCTACATCAGGCCTTTGCCTCCCATAGTGTGTGAGCAGAGCCAGGAGAGCGCAGCtagaaaacacagaaagaaaacagcagagagcGACGGAGCAGAGCCCAACGTCAGAGCATCAGAGCCCCAGAaactttggtttggtttggattTATCAGGAACAATCTGA